TACCTGTCGGGGAATCATTAGATTTTCCACCCTTGGTGCAGCCAGCATTCCCGCTGACATCCCAATCACGAAAAGGATTGGGTTAATATTTCCTGAAAATATGGAGGTCAACCCAGGTCCAGGACAGAAACCGCTCAATCCCCAACCCAATCCAAAAATCACCGCTCCGATTACCAACGGTCGATCAATCACCTTAGACGTTGGGAGCTGAAAAAAACTCGTAAAGCGAGGTTGTTCATTCCTTAAAATCAGGC
The nucleotide sequence above comes from SAR324 cluster bacterium. Encoded proteins:
- a CDS encoding YeeE/YedE family protein, whose protein sequence is MIEVLRSRENLISLAVGFVFGIGLAISGMTQPGKVIGFLDFTGNWDPSLIFVMGGGTGVYMLLYRLILRNEQPRFTSFFQLPTSKVIDRPLVIGAVIFGLGWGLSGFCPGPGLTSIFSGNINPILFVIGMSAGMLAAPRVENLMIPRQVKPQG